A section of the Streptococcus oriscaviae genome encodes:
- the parE gene encoding DNA topoisomerase IV subunit B yields the protein MAKKEITINNYNDDAIQVLEGLDAVRKRPGMYIGSTDGNGLHHMVWEIVDNAVDEALSGFGDRIEVTINKDGSLSVADRGRGMPVGMHATGKPTVEVIFTVLHAGGKFGQGGYKTSGGLHGVGSSVVNALSSWLEVEITREGSVYKQRFEQGGKPVTGLEKIGSAPKSKTGTKVTFMPDDTIFSTTDFKFNTIADRLKESAFLLKEVTLCLKDERSGEEVDYHYENGVQDFVSYLNEDKETLTPVLYFEGEESGFQVQVAMQYNDGYSDNILSFVNNVRTKDGGTHETGLKTALTKAMNDYARKINLLKEKDKNLEGSDYREGLSAVLSILVPEEHLQFEGQTKDKLGSPLARPVVDGIVSDKLTYFLLENGELASNLIRKAIKARDAREAARKARDESRNGKKNKKDKGLLSGKLTPAQSKNPAKNELYLVEGDSAGGSAKQGRDRKFQAILPLRGKVLNTEKAKMVDILKNEEINTMIHTIGAGVGADFSLEDINYDKVIIMTDADTDGAHIQTLLLTFFYRYMRPLVENGHIYIALPPLYKMSKGKGKTEKIAYAWSDGELEDLRREFGKGAVLQRYKGLGEMNADQLWETTMNPESRTLIRVTIEDLARAERRVSILMGDKPAPRRQWIEDNVKFTLEESTVF from the coding sequence TTGGCTAAGAAGGAAATTACCATCAATAATTACAATGACGACGCCATTCAGGTGCTAGAAGGATTGGATGCTGTCCGCAAACGTCCAGGGATGTACATTGGCTCGACAGACGGAAACGGACTCCACCACATGGTTTGGGAAATCGTTGACAATGCGGTAGACGAAGCCCTATCCGGATTCGGTGACCGCATAGAAGTGACCATTAACAAGGACGGCAGCCTCTCAGTCGCTGACCGTGGACGTGGCATGCCAGTCGGGATGCACGCAACAGGAAAACCGACCGTTGAGGTCATCTTTACTGTACTTCACGCAGGCGGTAAGTTCGGACAAGGAGGCTATAAAACCTCAGGTGGACTTCACGGTGTAGGCTCCTCGGTGGTCAATGCCTTATCTAGTTGGTTAGAGGTTGAAATTACCCGTGAAGGCTCCGTCTACAAACAACGGTTTGAACAAGGTGGAAAACCGGTAACAGGTTTAGAAAAGATAGGTTCTGCACCAAAATCAAAAACGGGTACCAAAGTAACCTTCATGCCTGATGATACCATCTTTTCAACGACTGATTTTAAATTCAACACCATTGCAGATCGTTTGAAAGAATCTGCCTTCTTGCTCAAAGAAGTGACTCTTTGCCTCAAGGATGAGCGTAGCGGCGAAGAAGTAGACTACCACTACGAAAATGGTGTGCAGGATTTTGTCAGTTATTTGAATGAAGACAAGGAAACACTGACCCCAGTCCTCTACTTTGAGGGAGAAGAGTCTGGATTTCAAGTTCAGGTGGCCATGCAGTACAATGATGGCTATTCTGATAACATCCTATCCTTTGTCAACAATGTTCGCACCAAAGACGGCGGAACTCATGAAACAGGCCTTAAAACTGCCCTGACCAAGGCTATGAACGACTACGCACGCAAGATAAATCTGCTCAAAGAAAAGGATAAGAATCTGGAAGGCTCTGATTATCGTGAAGGTCTCTCAGCGGTCCTATCTATCCTAGTTCCTGAAGAACACCTACAATTTGAAGGGCAGACCAAGGACAAACTAGGCAGCCCCTTGGCTCGTCCTGTTGTCGATGGAATTGTTTCAGACAAATTAACCTATTTTCTTTTAGAAAACGGCGAACTAGCTTCTAATCTCATTCGCAAGGCCATCAAGGCCAGAGATGCTCGCGAGGCAGCCCGAAAAGCTCGTGACGAATCACGCAACGGTAAGAAAAATAAAAAAGATAAGGGGCTTTTATCCGGCAAGTTAACTCCAGCCCAATCCAAAAACCCTGCGAAAAATGAACTTTATTTGGTCGAAGGAGATTCAGCGGGCGGTTCAGCCAAACAAGGTCGTGACCGTAAGTTCCAAGCCATTCTTCCTCTTCGCGGTAAGGTTTTGAATACTGAAAAAGCCAAGATGGTAGATATTCTAAAGAATGAAGAAATCAATACCATGATTCATACCATTGGAGCTGGTGTCGGCGCAGATTTTAGCCTTGAAGACATCAACTACGATAAAGTGATTATCATGACTGATGCGGACACGGATGGTGCCCACATCCAAACTCTCCTCTTGACCTTCTTTTATCGCTACATGCGCCCTCTAGTTGAAAACGGTCATATCTACATCGCCCTTCCACCTCTTTATAAGATGAGTAAGGGAAAAGGTAAGACTGAAAAAATCGCCTACGCATGGTCAGATGGCGAACTCGAAGACCTTCGCCGCGAATTTGGCAAAGGTGCTGTTCTCCAACGCTACAAAGGGCTCGGGGAAATGAATGCGGATCAACTATGGGAAACGACCATGAATCCAGAAAGCCGCACCCTTATCCGTGTGACCATTGAAGACCTAGCTCGGGCAGAACGCCGAGTCTCCATCCTCATGGGAGATAAACCAGCCCCGCGCCGCCAATGGATTGAGGATAATGTTAAGTTTACCTTGGAAGAAAGTACGGTATTTTAA